Proteins from a single region of Crassaminicella profunda:
- a CDS encoding BlaI/MecI/CopY family transcriptional regulator: protein MNKTGPLPKISDAEYEIMKIIWKNKKMTAYEVIEKIDPKFNWNDKTIKTMLNRLLKKHVIDYEKQGKHYIYYPIIKEEEYRVVETKSFIKKIFNGSLNTLVASFLKEAKLSSEEIDELKKILEEKEEE from the coding sequence ATGAATAAAACAGGACCATTACCCAAAATTTCTGATGCAGAATATGAAATTATGAAAATTATTTGGAAAAACAAAAAGATGACAGCCTATGAGGTGATTGAAAAGATTGATCCCAAATTTAATTGGAATGATAAAACAATTAAAACTATGCTGAATAGGCTTCTTAAAAAGCATGTAATTGATTATGAAAAACAAGGTAAACATTATATTTATTATCCTATCATCAAAGAAGAAGAATATCGGGTAGTAGAAACTAAATCTTTCATCAAAAAAATATTTAATGGTTCCTTAAATACACTAGTTGCGAGTTTCTTAAAAGAAGCAAAATTATCAAGTGAAGAAATAGATGAATTAAAAAAAATATTAGAAGAGAAAGAGGAAGAATAG
- a CDS encoding M56 family metallopeptidase: MNPFIGILNNLINMVIKTSLRASVLIVLIFIVKFVLRQKINAKFQYGIWYLLLISLMIPQMPESHLSIYNIPKYFQQNETIIQSSLVTEDNVTQENIFLTNLIPPKVIKKSSLTHKENQLSSIFYIWISGVLIIGLYILYKNLSLYKLIQKGDEIVDETKLNGLRKCKDRMNIKKEVKMLKTEAFNVPVLFGVIHPKIIFPREMIYDFDDKQLEYIMLHELSHLKRKDLFINWIILVFQLIHWFNPLIWIGFYEMKNDVELACDALVLNHLNKKEHVAYGKVILDLLEYLSKPKFIHVTANLLENKREVKRRIIMIKKFNKNSYKITILGLIIIALVGCSAISSPISNNNEKADTKIEEKGKNTSEAEDIDTSLPPKELIENNIEGTDVTVALEVIAANQLEKDAKDDLYVTYKIKAKLINVYKGEYEVDDEIEFYKTIEDDKDYEKTNPFINKKLIVSFVYSEDKQLQIPDVAYDFIYSEELNTLFESVAKK; encoded by the coding sequence ATGAATCCTTTTATAGGAATATTGAATAATTTAATCAATATGGTTATAAAGACTTCTTTAAGAGCAAGTGTATTAATAGTACTTATATTCATCGTTAAATTTGTATTAAGGCAAAAAATTAATGCTAAATTTCAGTATGGAATATGGTATTTGTTACTGATATCTCTAATGATTCCACAGATGCCAGAGAGTCATTTGAGTATATATAATATCCCTAAATACTTTCAGCAAAATGAAACAATCATTCAAAGTAGTTTAGTAACAGAAGATAATGTAACACAAGAGAACATTTTTTTAACAAATTTGATACCACCAAAGGTTATAAAAAAATCCAGTTTAACCCATAAAGAAAATCAGCTAAGTTCGATTTTTTATATATGGATAAGTGGGGTTTTAATAATAGGATTATATATTTTATACAAAAATTTATCTTTATATAAATTAATACAGAAAGGAGATGAAATCGTAGATGAAACCAAATTAAATGGTTTAAGAAAATGTAAAGATAGAATGAACATAAAAAAAGAAGTGAAAATGTTAAAGACAGAAGCCTTCAATGTACCTGTATTATTTGGTGTGATTCATCCCAAAATCATTTTTCCAAGAGAAATGATTTATGATTTTGATGATAAACAATTAGAATATATCATGCTCCATGAACTTTCTCATTTAAAACGTAAAGATTTATTCATCAATTGGATTATTTTAGTTTTTCAATTGATACATTGGTTCAATCCCCTTATTTGGATTGGTTTTTATGAAATGAAAAATGACGTGGAATTAGCATGTGATGCATTAGTACTAAATCATTTGAATAAAAAAGAGCATGTTGCTTATGGGAAAGTCATTCTTGATCTATTAGAATACTTATCAAAGCCTAAATTTATTCATGTAACTGCAAATTTGTTAGAAAATAAGAGAGAAGTAAAAAGGAGGATTATTATGATTAAGAAATTTAATAAAAATAGCTATAAGATAACGATTTTAGGATTGATTATAATAGCTTTAGTAGGATGTAGTGCTATATCTTCACCAATATCAAACAATAATGAAAAAGCAGATACTAAAATAGAAGAGAAAGGAAAGAATACATCGGAAGCAGAGGATATCGATACATCTCTTCCACCCAAAGAATTAATAGAAAATAATATAGAAGGAACGGATGTTACAGTAGCTTTAGAAGTTATAGCTGCAAATCAACTAGAAAAAGATGCTAAAGATGATCTTTATGTAACTTATAAAATAAAAGCAAAATTAATCAATGTATATAAAGGAGAATACGAAGTAGATGATGAAATTGAATTTTATAAAACCATAGAGGATGATAAAGATTATGAAAAAACGAATCCATTCATAAATAAAAAATTAATCGTCAGCTTTGTATATTCAGAAGATAAACAACTACAGATTCCAGATGTAGCTTATGATTTCATTTATTCTGAAGAATTAAATACTTTATTTGAAAGTGTTGCTAAAAAATAG
- a CDS encoding DUF4846 domain-containing protein — MRKVLILVILVGLLLGCVNTEKKNNEVPDLKGNINTETNRSIINEKGLTIYDRINVPKGCTRTKVEENSFADYLRKLPLKEHNAKVSYYNGKIKENFGVYEAVVDMDIGTRNLQQCADAIMRLRGEYLFQKKDFEKIHFNLTNGFRVDYDKWIQGNRVVVDGNKTYWKKKSQKSSTYKNFRKYMDLIFSYAGTLSLSKELQAIKLEEMQIGDIFIQGGSPGHAVIVVDMAENKETGEKYYLLAQSYMPAQDIQILVNPNNRDISPWYVLNTDKEIINTPEWTFTKDDLKRFDD, encoded by the coding sequence ATGAGAAAAGTATTGATTTTAGTTATACTTGTAGGATTGCTTTTAGGCTGTGTAAATACAGAAAAGAAAAACAACGAAGTACCAGACCTAAAGGGGAATATAAACACAGAAACCAATCGATCTATAATCAATGAAAAAGGATTAACTATTTATGATAGGATCAATGTACCTAAGGGATGTACTCGAACAAAGGTAGAAGAAAATTCATTTGCAGATTATTTACGCAAATTACCGCTAAAAGAGCATAATGCAAAAGTTTCATATTACAATGGCAAAATAAAAGAAAACTTTGGCGTATATGAAGCAGTTGTTGATATGGACATAGGAACAAGAAATCTACAGCAATGTGCAGATGCCATTATGAGGCTAAGAGGAGAATATCTATTTCAAAAAAAGGATTTTGAAAAAATTCATTTCAATTTAACCAATGGATTTAGGGTAGATTATGATAAATGGATACAAGGGAATAGAGTAGTTGTAGATGGAAATAAAACCTATTGGAAAAAGAAAAGTCAAAAATCTAGTACATATAAGAACTTTAGAAAGTATATGGACTTGATCTTTTCTTACGCAGGTACTTTATCTTTATCTAAAGAACTTCAAGCTATAAAATTAGAAGAGATGCAAATTGGAGATATATTTATTCAAGGTGGAAGTCCTGGGCATGCTGTTATCGTTGTAGATATGGCAGAAAATAAAGAAACAGGAGAAAAGTACTATCTATTAGCACAAAGTTATATGCCAGCTCAAGATATACAAATTCTTGTAAATCCAAATAATAGAGACATAAGCCCTTGGTATGTTTTGAATACTGACAAAGAAATAATAAATACACCTGAATGGACTTTTACAAAAGATGATTTGAAACGATTTGATGATTAA